A window of uncultured Litoreibacter sp. contains these coding sequences:
- the betB gene encoding betaine-aldehyde dehydrogenase: MRAQPIASHFINGAYVEDTEGREIECIYPATGEVVAKLHSATPAIIEQALASAKEGQKIWAAMTGTERGRVLRRAALIIEERNHELSVLETLDTGKPMSETLYVDATSGREALEYFGGLAGSLTGEHIQLGQDWVYTVREPLGVCVGIGAWNYPTQIACWKGAPALACGNAMIFKPSETTPICALKVAEILHEAGLPAGVYNVVQGYGDVGAALVTDARVDKVSLTGSVPTGRKVYAAAAEGMKHVTMELGGKSPMIVFDDADIEDAVSGAILGNFYSSGQVCSNGTRVFVQKGIKKAFLKRLKERTEQAVMGDPMDEATNFGPMVSANQMNIVLGYIDKGVDEGAKLVTGGKMAQRDGFFIEPTVFADVTDDMTIAREEIFGPVMAVLDFEDEDDVIARANDTEFGLAAGVFTNDLTRAHRVSQAFEAGTCYINTYNLAPVEAPFGGSKASGVGRENSKEAINHYSQVKSVYVGMGPVEAPF; encoded by the coding sequence ATGCGCGCCCAGCCCATCGCCAGCCACTTCATCAACGGCGCATATGTTGAAGACACCGAAGGCCGCGAGATCGAATGTATTTACCCCGCCACCGGCGAGGTTGTGGCCAAGCTCCATTCGGCCACGCCCGCGATCATTGAACAGGCGCTGGCCTCCGCCAAGGAAGGGCAGAAGATTTGGGCAGCGATGACGGGCACCGAGCGGGGGCGCGTGTTGCGTCGCGCGGCGTTGATCATCGAGGAACGCAACCACGAGCTGTCCGTGTTGGAGACGTTGGACACCGGGAAACCGATGTCTGAGACGCTGTATGTGGACGCGACATCGGGGCGCGAAGCGTTGGAATATTTTGGCGGTCTTGCCGGATCCCTGACCGGGGAGCACATCCAGCTGGGTCAGGACTGGGTCTACACAGTGCGCGAGCCGTTGGGGGTCTGCGTGGGCATTGGCGCCTGGAACTATCCGACCCAGATTGCGTGCTGGAAGGGCGCGCCTGCTTTGGCCTGCGGCAACGCAATGATTTTCAAGCCGTCGGAAACCACACCGATTTGCGCGTTGAAAGTGGCGGAGATTTTGCACGAGGCGGGGTTGCCCGCGGGCGTTTACAACGTGGTCCAAGGATACGGCGACGTTGGGGCCGCGTTGGTGACTGACGCCCGGGTCGACAAAGTGTCGCTGACCGGATCGGTGCCGACGGGGCGTAAGGTCTATGCCGCCGCCGCCGAGGGCATGAAGCATGTCACGATGGAGCTGGGCGGCAAGTCCCCGATGATCGTGTTTGACGACGCGGATATTGAAGACGCCGTGTCGGGGGCCATTTTGGGGAATTTCTACTCCTCCGGGCAGGTCTGTTCCAACGGCACGCGGGTGTTCGTGCAGAAGGGCATCAAGAAAGCGTTTCTGAAGCGCCTGAAGGAGCGGACGGAGCAAGCCGTGATGGGCGACCCGATGGACGAGGCCACCAATTTTGGGCCGATGGTGTCTGCCAACCAGATGAACATCGTGCTGGGTTATATCGACAAGGGTGTCGACGAGGGGGCCAAGCTGGTCACCGGCGGCAAGATGGCGCAGCGCGACGGGTTCTTCATCGAGCCCACCGTGTTTGCCGATGTCACCGACGACATGACCATCGCGCGGGAGGAGATTTTTGGCCCCGTAATGGCCGTGCTGGATTTTGAGGATGAAGACGACGTGATCGCACGCGCCAATGACACCGAGTTTGGACTTGCGGCAGGCGTCTTTACCAATGACCTGACGCGGGCGCATCGGGTGTCGCAGGCGTTTGAGGCGGGGACGTGCTACATCAACACCTATAACCTTGCGCCTGTGGAGGCTCCGTTTGGCGGCTCCAAGGCCTCGGGCGTAGGGCGTGAGAATTCCAAGGAAGCGATCAACCATTATAGCCAAGTGAAGTCCGTCTATGTGGGCATGGGGCCGGTCGAGGCTCCGTTCTGA
- the betA gene encoding choline dehydrogenase codes for MQADYVIVGAGSAGCAMAYRIAEAGRSVLVIEHGGTDIGPFIQMPGALSYPMNMSRYDWGFKSEPEPHLGGRELVTPRGKVIGGSSSINGMVYVRGHAGDFDHWAEQGADGWSYADVLPYFKRMEHWHSGGRGGDKSWRGRKGPLHVSRGPGSNPLTQAFIDAGVQAGYQMTPDYNGKQQEGVGPFDATIRHGRRWSTANAYMRPALKRDNCEIVNAFARKVVIEDGRAVGVEVDRGGQIEVIRANAEVIISASSINSPKLLMLSGIGPAAHLAEHGIDVVANRAGVGQNLQDHLELYIQMAASKPVTLYKYWNIPMKGWVGTQWLLAKLGLGASNQFESGGFIRSKAGVRYPDIQFHFLPIAVRYDGKAAAEGHGYQAHVGPMRSESRGQVTLRSSDPNDAPKIKFNYMSHPEDWEDFRTCIRLTREIFGQQAFAEYSKHEIQPGEAVQTDDELDDFIREHAESAYHPCGTAKMGRADDPSAVVDPEARVIGVDGLRLADSSIFPRITNGNLNAPSIMVGEKASDHILGKAPLPKDNAEPWFHPEWETKQR; via the coding sequence ATGCAGGCAGATTATGTGATTGTCGGCGCGGGGTCGGCTGGCTGCGCCATGGCCTACCGCATTGCGGAGGCGGGGCGTTCGGTCCTCGTGATCGAGCATGGCGGCACCGATATCGGGCCGTTCATCCAGATGCCGGGTGCGCTGAGCTACCCGATGAATATGTCGCGTTACGACTGGGGCTTTAAGTCCGAGCCCGAGCCGCATTTGGGCGGGCGCGAACTGGTGACGCCGCGCGGCAAGGTCATTGGCGGGTCTTCAAGCATCAACGGTATGGTCTATGTGCGCGGGCATGCCGGAGACTTTGACCATTGGGCGGAGCAGGGCGCGGATGGCTGGTCCTACGCGGATGTGCTGCCCTATTTCAAGCGGATGGAGCATTGGCATTCCGGGGGACGGGGTGGCGACAAGTCGTGGCGCGGCCGCAAGGGGCCGCTACATGTGTCGCGCGGGCCGGGGTCGAACCCGCTGACGCAGGCCTTTATCGACGCGGGCGTGCAAGCGGGCTACCAGATGACACCGGATTACAACGGCAAGCAGCAGGAAGGTGTGGGGCCGTTTGACGCGACCATCCGCCATGGGCGGCGCTGGTCGACGGCAAATGCCTATATGCGCCCGGCCTTGAAGCGGGACAATTGCGAAATCGTGAATGCGTTTGCGCGCAAGGTTGTCATCGAGGATGGCCGCGCCGTGGGCGTCGAGGTGGACCGCGGCGGCCAGATTGAGGTGATCCGCGCCAATGCTGAGGTGATTATCTCCGCCTCCTCCATCAACTCGCCCAAGCTGCTGATGCTGTCGGGGATCGGGCCTGCCGCCCATCTGGCGGAGCATGGCATCGACGTCGTCGCGAACCGCGCGGGCGTGGGGCAAAACCTGCAGGACCATTTGGAGCTGTATATCCAGATGGCGGCCTCCAAACCGGTGACGCTGTACAAGTACTGGAACATCCCCATGAAAGGTTGGGTCGGCACGCAATGGCTGCTGGCCAAGCTGGGGCTGGGGGCGTCGAACCAGTTTGAAAGCGGGGGCTTTATCCGGTCCAAGGCGGGGGTGCGCTACCCTGATATCCAGTTCCACTTCCTGCCCATCGCGGTGCGCTATGACGGCAAGGCGGCCGCTGAAGGCCATGGTTACCAGGCGCATGTGGGGCCAATGCGGTCCGAGTCGCGGGGGCAGGTCACCTTGCGGTCCAGCGACCCCAACGACGCCCCGAAGATCAAGTTCAACTACATGTCCCACCCCGAGGATTGGGAGGATTTCCGCACCTGTATCCGCCTGACGCGGGAGATATTCGGGCAGCAGGCCTTTGCGGAGTATTCCAAGCACGAAATTCAGCCGGGCGAGGCGGTGCAAACAGATGACGAGTTGGATGATTTCATCCGCGAACATGCCGAAAGCGCCTACCATCCCTGTGGCACCGCCAAGATGGGCCGCGCGGATGACCCAAGCGCAGTTGTCGATCCCGAGGCGCGGGTAATTGGTGTGGACGGGCTGCGGCTGGCCGACAGCTCGATTTTCCCGCGTATCACCAATGGCAACCTGAACGCGCCTTCGATCATGGTGGGGGAGAAGGCGTCGGATCACATTTTGGGCAAAGCGCCTTTACCGAAAGACAACGCGGAGCCGTGGTTCCATCCTGAGTGGGAGACC